Proteins encoded within one genomic window of Bacillus thuringiensis:
- a CDS encoding CsbD family protein, whose protein sequence is MSKHDHGLKEKVEGAIDKVKGEVKEVVGKVTDNKKLQAEGKWDKVKGTAKDTVGNVKEKVHEYKEHKENK, encoded by the coding sequence ATGAGTAAGCATGATCATGGTTTAAAAGAAAAAGTAGAAGGTGCCATTGATAAGGTAAAAGGTGAAGTAAAAGAAGTTGTCGGGAAAGTAACTGACAATAAAAAATTACAAGCTGAAGGAAAATGGGATAAAGTAAAAGGCACTGCTAAAGATACTGTGGGTAATGTAAAAGAAAAAGTTCATGAATATAAAGAGCATAAAGAGAATAAATAA
- a CDS encoding DUF4822 domain-containing protein — protein MNKTILKTCIISAVLGGVLLTEKGGEVKAEEITPQTNHTGVFKDVPQGHWAYEAIRQLKDEKIIFGYDDGRFGFGDSVTREQVAALLYRYFNLAEDKNYQNLYGDVSEESTSYIKEILSLTEMGVFKGDEHGNFRPKASLTRAEMAQVLTNAFHLKAKSDHTFNDVSTNSWARNAISAVQTNNIAKGVGGGNFAPNMDVTREQYAQFLYNAIQETEQTQQTKGQLLASILGETNWQGTKVYDKDHNDLTKENQNFIGLAKYDAKTARYEFFNANTGESRNDSGTFFITNDGKKRVLISETQNYQAVVELTQLDKEKFTYKRMGKDAKGNDVEVFVEHVPYHEKELSFTRPDKNLESTTGKIVTDVDGDEILSSTLWNGTLVLDEQGNNVTKYNSNLISLAKYDKNTNKYEFFNVNTGESRGDYGFFDVVHGNKIRAHVSLGNNKYGAVLELTELNKEKFTYTRMGKDANGKDIKIFVEHEPYTGDLKPNFTK, from the coding sequence ATGAATAAAACAATTTTAAAAACATGTATCATATCAGCAGTTTTAGGTGGAGTTCTATTAACTGAAAAAGGTGGAGAGGTGAAAGCAGAAGAGATTACACCACAAACGAATCATACTGGTGTATTCAAAGATGTTCCACAGGGGCACTGGGCATATGAGGCGATTCGTCAATTAAAAGATGAGAAAATCATTTTTGGCTATGATGATGGGAGATTTGGTTTTGGAGATAGCGTAACACGCGAACAAGTTGCAGCTTTACTGTATCGTTATTTTAATCTGGCAGAAGACAAAAATTATCAGAACTTATATGGAGACGTAAGTGAAGAGTCAACAAGCTATATAAAGGAAATCTTGTCTTTAACAGAAATGGGTGTTTTTAAGGGTGACGAGCATGGGAACTTTAGACCGAAGGCATCCTTAACACGTGCAGAAATGGCACAGGTTCTTACAAATGCTTTTCATTTAAAGGCAAAGAGTGATCACACTTTTAATGATGTTTCAACGAACTCATGGGCAAGAAATGCAATTAGTGCTGTTCAAACAAATAATATTGCAAAAGGAGTAGGCGGAGGGAACTTTGCTCCAAATATGGATGTGACGCGTGAACAGTATGCACAATTTTTATACAATGCAATACAAGAAACTGAGCAAACTCAACAAACGAAAGGGCAACTATTAGCTAGCATACTTGGTGAAACAAATTGGCAAGGGACAAAAGTCTATGACAAAGATCATAATGATTTAACGAAAGAAAATCAAAATTTCATTGGGCTTGCAAAGTATGATGCTAAAACGGCAAGGTATGAATTTTTTAATGCAAATACAGGAGAGAGTCGTAATGATAGCGGTACCTTTTTTATAACCAATGATGGAAAGAAAAGAGTGTTAATTTCTGAGACGCAAAATTATCAAGCAGTTGTTGAATTAACGCAATTAGATAAGGAGAAATTTACATATAAAAGAATGGGGAAAGATGCAAAAGGGAACGATGTAGAAGTATTTGTTGAACATGTTCCTTATCATGAAAAAGAGCTGTCTTTCACGCGACCTGATAAAAATTTAGAGAGCACGACGGGTAAAATAGTTACAGACGTTGATGGAGATGAAATTTTATCTAGTACACTATGGAACGGAACCTTGGTATTAGACGAACAGGGTAATAATGTAACAAAATATAACTCAAACTTAATCAGTCTAGCAAAATATGATAAAAATACAAATAAATACGAGTTTTTCAATGTGAATACAGGAGAAAGTCGTGGGGACTATGGTTTCTTTGATGTTGTACATGGTAATAAAATAAGAGCTCACGTTTCGTTAGGAAATAATAAATACGGTGCAGTTCTTGAACTTACTGAATTAAATAAAGAGAAATTTACGTATACAAGAATGGGGAAAGATGCGAATGGAAAAGATATCAAAATCTTCGTTGAGCATGAACCGTATACAGGTGACCTAAAACCAAATTTCACAAAGTAA